The proteins below come from a single Miscanthus floridulus cultivar M001 chromosome 1, ASM1932011v1, whole genome shotgun sequence genomic window:
- the LOC136547930 gene encoding serine/threonine-protein phosphatase PP1 — protein sequence MAAAPAAGGQGGGGMDAALVDDIIRRLLEVRTARPGKQVQLSESEIRQLCTVSREIFLGQPNLLELEAPIKICGDIHGQYSDLLRLFEYGGFPPEANYLFLGDYVDRGKQSLETICLLLAYKIKYPENFFLLRGNHECASINRIYGFYDECKRRFNVRLWKVFTECFNTLPVAALIDDKILCMHGGLSPDLAHLDEIKNLQRPTDVPDQGLLCDLLWSDPGKDVQGWGMNDRGVSYTFGADKVSEFLQKHDLDLICRAHQVVEDGYEFFADRQLVTVFSAPNYCGEFDNAGAMMSVDETLMCSFQILKPAERKNKFMGSNKM from the exons ATGGCGGCGGCGCCAGCGGCGGGAGGGCAGGGCGGCGGGGGCATGGACGCCGCGCTCGTCGACGACATCATCCGCCGCCTGCTCGAGGTGCGGACAGCGCGCCCCGGGAAGCAGGTGCAGCTCTCCGAGTCGGAGATCCGCCAGCTCTGCACCGTCTCCCGCGAAATCTTCCTCGGCCAGCCCAACCTCCTCGAGCTCGAGGCGCCCATCAAGATCTGCG GTGACATCCATGGTCAATACAGTGATCTTCTAAGGCTTTTTGAATATGGAGGCTTTCCTCCTGAAGCCAATTATCTATTCTTAGGTGATTATGTTGATCGAGGCAAACAAAGTTTGGAGACTATATGCCTTCTTCTTGCTTACAAAATCAAGTACCCTGAGAACTTTTTTCTTCTGAGGGGCAATCATGAATGTGCCTCAATAAACAGAATATATGGATTTTATGATGAATGCAAGCGTCGATTTAATGTGCGGCTATGGAAGGTCTTCACAGAATGTTTTAACACTCTACCCGTGGCTGCTCTTATCGATGATAAAATATTATGTATGCACGGTGGACTCTCTCCTGATCTAGCACACTTGGATGAGATAAAGAACTTGCAACGTCCAACCGATGTACCAGATCAAGGTCTACTGTGTGACTTGCTTTGGTCAGATCCAGGAAAAGATGTTCAAGGGTGGGGCATGAATGATAGAGGGGTCTCATATACCTTTGGTGCCGACAAGGTTTCAGAATTCTTGCAAAAGCatgatcttgatcttatttgtcgTGCTCACCAG GTTGTCGAGGATGGGTATGAATTCTTTGCAGACAGACAGCTTGTCACCGTGTTCTCGGCCCCCAATTATTGTGGTGAATTTGATAATGCTGGTGCGATGATGAGTGTTGATGAAACTTTGATGTGTTCGTTCCAAATTCTGAAACCTGCTGAGAGAAAAAACAAATTTATGGGGTCAAACAAAATGTGA